CTAAATGCTGTTCCCCTTCTTCCAGGTTGATATAAAGGTGCTGGCTATCGTCTTGATAGCGCATATCTTGCGGCACATAGACCGTCACGCCGCCGAGGGCATCGATCAGCTTTTCCACACCCTGAACGTTGATGCGCACGTAGCGATCGATGCTAATGTCTCCCAAAAGATAGCTGACGGAGCGAGCCGCTAGGGCTGGGCCACCGTAGGCGTTGGCGTCGTTGAGCTTGGTCACTCCCACACCGTCTACAAAGGTACGGGTATCGCGGGGCAGGGAAAGCACCGTAACCGTGTTATCTCTAGGGTCAAACCGCACCAGCATCATGGTGTCTGAGAGACCATCAAAGGAGTTGACCAAGGCGTGATAGCCCAAGTCACGCACCTCCGGCGGTGGATTCTCGACGTCGGAACTCAGAACTTTTACACCTAGGACAAGAATGTTGACCGGGCGGGTGAGCTTGGGCAATTGAAAGGTTTCGCCGCTGGAAATACCGTCTTGGTCAAAGGCATCAGCATCTTCCGGGCTGAGTTGGCTTTGTAGCAAAGGTGTACTTGCTAGGGTTGCCGCCAAGAAGGCTCCGGCTGTCGCTGAAACGATCGCGACACCGACGAGACCCGACGCCATCCATAGCCATCGCCACCGACGAGACTTGGGCGATTGCGTTGAAAACCGTTTAGACCCCTGAGATGAATGAGAGTGTTTCTGTGGAGACACGATGTCCTCGATCGAGAATCTAATGCTACAGCTTACGTAAGTTTATTGAAAATATCCATAGGTTGGATCCAGGACATCGAATGCATTCAGAACCTACCATCTTTCAGCAACCCATTCCGCTCAACTTGCCGGGCGGGGGCTAACTGCGGTGGATGAGACTGCCATCGCTATTGAATCCTGTTCAGCCCATTAAGGCAAGCGATCGCCAATATCACTGACGCCGGGCAACCATAACGGTTTACGTTGCCACACCCGCAGCATCAGCCAAAAACTGGTGAGAAAGTAGCCGGAGGTGACTACGCTATTGGCTAGCAGCAGCGAGAAGGAGAGGTTGGCAGAACTCTGGGCCCCGGCTCCCAGCAAGGCATAACTGAGCACCCAGCCCAGGGCTAGCACCACGGAAAGACGACTGGCAATCTGCTGGCGGCGATCGCCCTGTTGTCGGTAGAGCGCCCAGAGGGCCGGGAAGAAGCCCATGACTGGAATGAAGTAGATGAAAAGCTGTAGTCGTTGGAGATCGCGCTCGTTAAACGGGTCAGTATTGCGGGTCATACCGGGAGTCATCCGTGAGAAACGCCTATATCTCTATGGTAGAAGCGACGGGGTGATCTTTGGGGGATTGGAGCGCGCTGGGGGATCAAGCTAGGGAATCGAGGTCAATCTTTGGTGAACCTTACCAATCCTTAAAAAATTCCTTGCACTCAAGGTATCCGCGACATTTTATAGTGGAGAGGCCGCTCACCCATAAGATTAAGATATTGTGAAAGCTATTACCCTGCTTGGATCCACCGGGTCAATTGGGACGCAAACCCTGGATATTGTGCATCAGTATCCAGAGCAATTTCGGATTGTGGGGCTAGCTGCCCGGCGCAATGTGGAGATGCTGGCCGCCCAAGTGCGCCAATTTAAGCCCGAAATTGTGGCCATATGTGCCGCTGACAAATTGCCCGAACTCCAAGCAGCGATCGCTGACCTCGATCCTCAGCCGATTATTCTGGCGGGCGAGGAAGGCGTGGTGGAAGTGGCTCGCTACGGCGATGCGGAGGCGGTGGTCACGGGCATCGTCGGCTGTGCTGGTCTGCTGCCCACCTTGGCGGCCATCGAAGCGGGCAAAGATATTGCCTTGGCCAACAAGGAAACCTTGATTGCGGGTGGCCCTGTGGTGTTGCCCTTGGTGAAGAAGCATGGCGTCAAGCTGCTGCCTGCGGATTCCGAGCATTCTGCCATCTTCCAATGTTTGCAGGGCGTTCCTGCTGGTGGTCTACGGCGTATTGTCTTAACGGCATCCGGCGGTGCTTTCCGCGATTGGCCCGTAGATCGACTGCCCACGGTGAAGGTCGCTGATGCGCTTAAGCACCCCAACTGGTCTATGGGCCCCAAAATCACCATCGACTCCGCCACCTTGATGAACAAGGGGTTAGAGGTGATTGAAGCCCACTACCTATTCGGGCTCGATTACGACCATATCGACATCGTCATCCACCCCCAAAGCATTATTCACTCCCTGATTGAAGTGCAGGATACCTCCATGCTGGCCCAGCTCGGTTGGCCCGACATGCGCCTGCCCTTGCTCTATGCCCTCTCCTGGCCCGAGCGCCTGTATACCGATTGGAAACCGCTGGATTTGGTGAAAGCTGGCGACCTGACCTTCCGAGAGCCGGATCATCAGAAATATCCCTGTATGCAACTGGCCTACGCCGCTGGTCGCGCCGGTGGTTCCATGCCCGCTGTGCTCAATGCTGCCAATGAGCAGGCTGTAGCTCTGTTTATCGATGAGCAGATCCAGTTCCTCGACATTCCCAGAGTGATTGAGGCGGTGTGCGATCGCCATCAAGCCCACAACCTGGCCACGCCCACGTTGGATGACATTCTGGAAGCTGATCGCTGGGCCCGCCAAGAAACGATCGCCGTCAGTGGAGCGATCGCCTCCCAGTCCGTCGTCCTCACCTAGCGATCGCCGTCTGTGGGTGGGGATCGCTAGCCATCCCTCCCCACAACTTCTAGCGGAAATCTTAAAAATCTAGCACCTTGCCTCCAGACCAGCCTATTCTGAATCCAGAGACGATTTTGGTCTCTAGCGTTCACCGTAGGTTGAGAGTTCATCATAGGTTCAGAGCGATGCAGGCAAAAACTATTTGGCAACTGGGCAGCAGCAATCCCGACAATGCCAACCATTTTGCAGAAATTAGCGATTGGTGGGCTGATTTGCACGATCAAGATATTTCTTGGAAACAACGGCTGATCCAGCCCACCCACGACCTTCATAACCTCAACTGGGAGCCCCAGCGGTTTGATGAAACCTTTCGGGTGACGCATCCCCAGGTACGAGGTATTACGCTGTATTGGCAAAAATCCAAAGTAGAGGGCGAGCGCAACATCACGCCCCAGCGCTTAGAGCTAGATAATCTACGGCAAGAACTCTATATCTATCCCAAAACCCAAAATGAAGTGGTGATCCAGGTGGCGCTTCCTGAGGTTGTTTACCAGGTGATTGAGCTCAAGTTTCCCCAAACCAACGTCACCCACGATTTAGATAAGACTGTTCTAACCCTCAAGGATGAGTCCCAGCGGGTGGTGGTGAAGGCCATTCTTAGTCCCAATACCATCAGCCAACTGAAACAACACCTGAATGAGCCGAAATGACTGATCCCGAGTGGCAGGTGGGCGATCGCTTTGTAGATATATCAACGCCTTGGTTTCACTTAATTGGTGAACATATCCAGGCGGGCGATCGCTTCCTCGACTACTGGCGTATCGAAAAAGCCGACTTGCTGATTGTGTTACCTATCCAGGGCGATCGTATCTTACTGCCTCCACCCATGTATCGTCCTGGACTGGGCGCTGAAACCTGGGATTTTCCCGGTGGCCGCTGTCCCCAGGGCAGCGATCGCCCAACCGTAGCGGCCGAGATTCTGAGGCGAGAATTAGGGATAGCCCGAGAAGCGATCGCCCAGCTTCAACCTCTGAATTCTAAGGGCTGGGCCGTAAATAGCTCTTTTTCCAATCAAGTCCTCT
The Candidatus Obscuribacterales bacterium DNA segment above includes these coding regions:
- the dxr gene encoding 1-deoxy-D-xylulose-5-phosphate reductoisomerase, whose translation is MKAITLLGSTGSIGTQTLDIVHQYPEQFRIVGLAARRNVEMLAAQVRQFKPEIVAICAADKLPELQAAIADLDPQPIILAGEEGVVEVARYGDAEAVVTGIVGCAGLLPTLAAIEAGKDIALANKETLIAGGPVVLPLVKKHGVKLLPADSEHSAIFQCLQGVPAGGLRRIVLTASGGAFRDWPVDRLPTVKVADALKHPNWSMGPKITIDSATLMNKGLEVIEAHYLFGLDYDHIDIVIHPQSIIHSLIEVQDTSMLAQLGWPDMRLPLLYALSWPERLYTDWKPLDLVKAGDLTFREPDHQKYPCMQLAYAAGRAGGSMPAVLNAANEQAVALFIDEQIQFLDIPRVIEAVCDRHQAHNLATPTLDDILEADRWARQETIAVSGAIASQSVVLT